A DNA window from Ficedula albicollis isolate OC2 chromosome 1, FicAlb1.5, whole genome shotgun sequence contains the following coding sequences:
- the RSPH1 gene encoding radial spoke head 1 homolog, translated as MAEDEKAVPQSHTAGRVEKNWLAKALLLEEGCMEYEGDRNSEGQRHGFGKARLPNGDTYEGEYECGLRNGYGTYRFKNGALYTGNYLRNEKHGKGVFFYPDGSKYAGDWVHDQKQGYGEYLYANGDTYTGEWANNKRHGQGTYVYKDTGSKYVGCWVNGIQDGPAELIHLNHRFKGRFLSGKPLGHGKFIFDIGCEQRGEYKQPVQDKEEEEEEEEQPLPLEPIWKASEITKLTPWSPQDEELLGPRETAEAAVTEEDGGHPASTTGEGDEERGEEEVNQSQEDEETTDLGG; from the exons ATGGCAGAAGATGAAAAGGCAGTTCCCCAGAGCCACACTGCTGGCAGGGTGGAGAAAAACTGGCTCGCCAAAGCACTGCTCCTGGAAGAAGGATGCATG GAGTATGAAGGCGATCGCAATTCCGAAGGGCAGCGCCATGGATTTGGGAAGGCACGGCTGCCCAATGGTGACACCTACGAAGGGGAATACGAGTGTGGTTTGAGGAATGGATAT GGGACCTACAGGTTTAAAAATGGTGCTCTCTACACCGGGAACTACCTTCGAAACGAAAAGCATGGCAAGGGTGTCTTTTTTTACCCAGATGGATCAAAGTATGCAG GAGACTGGGTGCATGACCAGAAACAAGGCTATGGAGAATATCTGTATGCAAATGGAGACACCTATACTGGAGAATGGGCTAACAACaagag GCATGGGCAAGGCACGTATGTCTATAAAGACACAGGATCTAAGTATGTTGGCTGTTGGGTAAATGGAATCCAGGATGGACCAGCTGAACTTATCCACTTAAACCACAGATTTAAGGGCAGGTTTCTCAGTGGAAAG CCCTTAGGTCACGGCAAATTCATCTTTGATATTGGATGTGAGCAGCGTGGGGAATACAAACAACCAGTGCAG gacaaagaggaggaagaagaagaggaggaacaACCATTACCTCTTGAACCAATATGGAAAGCATCAGAAATTACCAAATTAACACCTTGGTCTCCCCAAGATGAGGAGCTGCTAGGCCccagagaaacagcagaggcagcag TCACTGAGGAGGATGGGGGTCACCCAGCAAGCACTACAGGAGAGGGAGAtgaggaaagaggagaggaagaagtaAATCAAAGTCAGGAGGATGAAG AAACTACTGATTTAGGAGGATGA